Proteins encoded together in one Desulfomicrobium apsheronum window:
- a CDS encoding Y-family DNA polymerase has protein sequence MRDFYLMVDCNNFYVSCERVFAPRLEGKPVVVLSNNDGCVIARSHEAKALGIVMGEPAYKRETFFTRNGVHVFSSNYALYGDMSARVMQTLARFADETEVYSIDECFLLLRGLGTPSLLDTAREIRRTVREWTGIPVCVGLARTKTLAKIANRLAKKQDGDGVRLLEDEADIDTVLGGLAAGDIWGIGRKSAHRLRDHGVHTALDLKGQADDWIRRQLTVTGLRTALELRQIPCIALEDTPPPARSLVCSRSFGTRIESLASLEEAVSAYVQRAAEKLRRKGLVAGAVQVFLETNRFQPEPQHTASRCRALPAPTANTLDLHGPALEILRDIHKPGYKYQKTGVILLDLSPAGNRQLSFLEPHGEEKTRRDALMRVMDRINTVHGRGSLTLAASGLGKKSWHMRQERRSPCYTTSWAELPLVR, from the coding sequence ATGCGCGACTTCTACCTCATGGTCGACTGCAACAACTTCTACGTATCCTGCGAGCGGGTCTTCGCCCCCCGACTGGAAGGGAAGCCCGTGGTCGTGCTCTCCAACAACGACGGCTGCGTCATCGCCCGCTCCCACGAGGCCAAGGCCCTGGGCATCGTCATGGGCGAACCGGCCTACAAGCGGGAGACGTTTTTCACCCGCAACGGCGTGCACGTCTTCTCGTCCAACTACGCCCTCTACGGCGACATGTCCGCGCGGGTCATGCAGACTCTGGCTCGTTTTGCCGACGAGACGGAAGTCTATTCCATCGACGAATGCTTCCTGCTGCTGCGGGGCCTTGGCACCCCTTCCCTGCTGGACACGGCCCGCGAGATCCGCCGCACGGTGCGGGAATGGACCGGCATCCCCGTCTGCGTCGGCCTGGCCCGGACCAAGACCCTGGCCAAAATCGCCAACCGGCTGGCCAAAAAGCAAGATGGTGACGGCGTGCGATTGCTGGAGGACGAGGCGGATATCGACACGGTCCTTGGCGGTCTGGCTGCGGGCGACATCTGGGGCATCGGCCGCAAAAGCGCGCACCGCCTTCGCGATCACGGAGTACACACGGCCCTCGACCTGAAAGGTCAGGCCGACGACTGGATCCGCCGTCAACTGACCGTGACCGGCCTGCGCACCGCGCTGGAACTGCGCCAGATTCCGTGCATCGCCCTGGAGGACACCCCGCCCCCGGCCAGATCACTGGTCTGCTCGCGCTCTTTCGGCACGCGCATCGAAAGTCTGGCGAGTCTGGAGGAAGCGGTCTCGGCCTACGTGCAACGGGCTGCGGAGAAACTGCGCCGCAAGGGCCTTGTGGCCGGGGCCGTGCAGGTCTTTCTTGAAACCAACCGCTTCCAGCCGGAGCCCCAGCACACGGCCAGCCGATGCCGCGCCCTGCCCGCGCCCACGGCCAACACCCTCGACCTGCATGGCCCGGCGCTGGAAATTCTGCGCGACATCCACAAGCCGGGTTACAAATACCAGAAGACGGGAGTGATCCTCCTGGACCTTTCCCCGGCGGGCAACCGTCAGCTCTCCTTCCTGGAGCCTCACGGCGAGGAAAAAACCCGCCGCGACGCCCTCATGCGGGTCATGGACCGGATCAACACCGTCCACGGCCGGGGCTCCCTGACCCTGGCCGCCTCGGGCCTGGGCAAAAAGAGCTGGCACATGCGCCAGGAGCGGCGTTCCCCCTGCTACACCACGTCCTGGGCCGAGCTGCCACTGGTCAGATAA
- a CDS encoding LexA family protein: MSNLPNPRPLDPGRLEVLGRAVAEPSQGTPLYLDRISAGFPSPADDYIETALDLNTYLIRNPAATFMVKVSGDSMTGAGITDGDVLVVDRSEQPAHGRIVVAVLDGELTVKRLVMKDGRTMLAPENPRYKPIAVTEEQELHVWGVVSGVVRKL; this comes from the coding sequence ATGTCAAACCTCCCCAATCCCCGTCCCCTGGACCCGGGCCGACTCGAAGTCCTGGGCCGCGCCGTCGCTGAGCCAAGCCAGGGCACGCCCCTCTATCTGGATCGCATTTCGGCCGGATTTCCGTCCCCGGCCGACGATTATATTGAAACAGCCCTCGACCTGAACACATATCTGATCCGTAACCCCGCCGCCACATTCATGGTCAAGGTCAGTGGAGACTCCATGACCGGAGCGGGCATAACCGACGGCGATGTCCTGGTCGTAGACCGCTCCGAGCAGCCCGCCCACGGCAGAATCGTGGTCGCGGTGCTGGACGGGGAACTGACGGTCAAGCGTCTGGTCATGAAAGACGGCCGGACCATGCTCGCCCCGGAAAACCCCCGCTACAAGCCCATCGCCGTGACCGAGGAACAGGAACTGCACGTTTGGGGCGTGGTCTCGGGCGTGGTCCGGAAGCTCTAG
- a CDS encoding molybdopterin-dependent oxidoreductase — protein MIITACTLDCPDACSLLAENGENGLRLRGNPDHPFTQGFVCPKLDVHRRRLASPHRLRSPRLKVGGRWQDIGWDEALGLCAEKIALYRDEPRSILHVRGSGNRGVVKALSNLFFRKLGASGLHGSLCDEAGIEACMKDFGCLRTNDVPDILNTSALINWGRDLARGSVHMAAMVRALRKKGVPVVTIAPGEDTAQGFTDHFVRVRPGTDRFLAAAVLREVLLRKGIAPEVAAGCHDPAGFEGLLAEAGPRLLEWCGARPEDVALLADHYAGPAPVATLLGWGLQRYRFGGQNVRFINALAMLSGQVGRSGGGAYFGLSSMANLALPWKAETAYGRTLLMPDLARELRRADPPVRMAWVECINPANQFPEAEEVARALDGLDFVVVADAFMTDTAEVADLILPVALMLEQEDIVGSFLHEYVQWSGKAVEPPEGVRTDYGILSELGARLFPPVILPEPEEALRQALDSPSLETSLEELRRTGYVRSTHPAVAFEDLRFGHEDGLYRLPPRLDPPVAAPQEYSLQLLTLINRRFVHSQIPPDDQDESPEVTVHPRTLERLGVTPGAGWLVTELGRLEVLFAADESMHPDCVVYRRGPWGKLGGGVNRIIGFVETDMGGAGAYYEQRCRLEQRDQ, from the coding sequence ATGATTATCACCGCATGCACCCTCGATTGCCCTGACGCCTGTTCCCTGCTGGCCGAAAACGGGGAAAATGGCCTGCGTCTGCGCGGCAATCCGGATCACCCCTTCACGCAGGGTTTTGTCTGTCCCAAGCTCGATGTGCATCGCAGGCGTCTGGCCAGCCCGCATCGCCTGCGCTCTCCCCGGCTCAAGGTCGGCGGACGCTGGCAGGACATTGGCTGGGATGAGGCCCTTGGATTGTGCGCCGAGAAAATCGCCTTGTACCGGGACGAGCCCCGCTCCATTCTGCATGTGCGCGGTTCGGGCAACCGGGGCGTGGTCAAGGCGCTCTCGAATCTCTTTTTTCGCAAGCTGGGAGCCTCCGGTCTGCATGGGTCGTTGTGCGACGAGGCCGGGATAGAGGCCTGCATGAAGGATTTCGGCTGCCTGCGCACCAACGATGTCCCCGACATCCTGAATACGTCAGCGCTCATCAACTGGGGCCGCGATCTGGCCCGGGGCTCCGTGCACATGGCGGCCATGGTCCGCGCCCTGCGCAAGAAGGGCGTGCCCGTGGTGACCATCGCGCCGGGAGAGGATACGGCGCAGGGTTTTACGGATCATTTCGTGCGCGTAAGGCCCGGAACGGACCGCTTCCTGGCCGCGGCCGTGCTGCGCGAGGTGCTGCTCCGCAAGGGGATCGCGCCGGAGGTGGCGGCCGGCTGCCATGATCCGGCGGGCTTTGAAGGCCTGCTGGCCGAAGCTGGGCCAAGGCTTTTGGAATGGTGCGGGGCGCGACCCGAGGATGTGGCGCTGCTGGCGGATCATTACGCCGGGCCTGCGCCCGTGGCGACACTTCTGGGCTGGGGGCTGCAACGTTATCGTTTCGGCGGCCAGAACGTGCGCTTCATCAACGCGCTGGCCATGCTCTCCGGGCAGGTGGGCAGAAGCGGCGGCGGGGCTTATTTTGGGCTGAGTTCCATGGCCAATCTCGCTCTGCCCTGGAAGGCGGAGACGGCCTATGGCCGGACCCTGCTCATGCCCGATCTGGCCCGGGAGCTCCGCCGCGCCGACCCGCCCGTGCGCATGGCCTGGGTGGAATGCATCAATCCGGCCAACCAGTTCCCGGAAGCCGAAGAGGTGGCCCGGGCCCTCGATGGGCTCGATTTCGTCGTGGTGGCCGACGCTTTCATGACCGACACGGCCGAGGTCGCGGACCTGATCCTGCCTGTTGCGCTCATGCTCGAACAGGAGGATATCGTCGGCTCCTTTTTGCATGAATATGTGCAGTGGAGCGGCAAGGCCGTTGAGCCGCCGGAGGGTGTGCGTACGGATTATGGGATCCTGTCCGAGCTGGGCGCAAGGCTTTTCCCTCCCGTAATCCTGCCCGAGCCCGAGGAAGCCTTGCGCCAGGCGCTCGATTCCCCATCCCTTGAGACCAGCCTGGAAGAACTGCGCCGCACGGGATACGTCCGCTCAACCCATCCGGCCGTGGCCTTTGAGGATCTGCGTTTCGGGCACGAGGACGGCCTCTACCGCCTGCCTCCGCGTCTGGACCCGCCGGTGGCGGCGCCGCAAGAGTACTCGTTGCAGCTTCTGACGCTGATCAACCGTCGCTTTGTCCATTCCCAGATTCCGCCCGACGACCAGGACGAAAGCCCGGAGGTGACGGTGCATCCACGCACCCTGGAGCGCCTTGGCGTCACGCCCGGGGCGGGTTGGCTGGTCACGGAACTGGGGCGGCTTGAAGTGCTGTTCGCGGCGGACGAGTCCATGCATCCGGACTGCGTGGTCTACCGGCGTGGGCCGTGGGGCAAACTGGGCGGAGGGGTGAACCGCATCATCGGGTTCGTGGAGACGGACATGGGAGGGGCTGGTGCGTACTATGAACAGCGCTGCCGCCTGGAGCAGCGGGATCAGTAG
- a CDS encoding hybrid sensor histidine kinase/response regulator codes for MWNKALYMLTVMLLTLSVPCARGQSAPDILVIHSYNPGLSWTDDLHQGIVETLTSSGKPWTLSTEYLDAKRYPKEHMLQMQSELIATHVRGHAVDAVIVSDDAAFGFVLQNREELFAGVPIIFCGVNNFQPEILGGAEGITGVSEIISVRETLDAALALHPDTRNVVIIGGSLSSTDRSNRSQFLHLMPSYAGRLRFHFWQDIPTPVLLEKVATLSPKTLVFLANAIAGLDGRMLDFGPSAALIRANTQSPIYGFWDFFLGHGIVGGKLVNGAEHGRIAARMALRILDGTAPSDLPVVREVANRFFFDYRELNRFNLDEKALPEGSIVTHRPLSIFEANKRLFLIFGSIVIALLVIIISLTLVAHIRKQTLLELQSARRKADEANEAKSLFLAHMSHEIRTPLTGIMGLAELALGNPRSPSVQEYLALIRQSGQNLLHIINDILDFSKVEAGKIDLQNTPFNPGSMLESTVAFFNSGLREKGVTLSLVLTEALPETVLGDENRIRQIFFNLVGNAVKFTENGKIELRLTGVTPKESSGGMVLDFEISDTGCGIPESKLDSIFERFTQAARFPTRTYQGTGLGLAIVKQLIEAMGGSIAVQSTEGAGTTFFFSIPVEQALPEESAQDPTQNGESLVQGLTVLVAEDNPINRLFLQKSLEKLGHRVICATNGQEALDHLETATVDCVLMDIQMPVMDGSLATRHIRDRFGHNLPVIALTAHALQGDREKYLQDGFDEYLAKPISIKDLTKVIAHVCGKKSL; via the coding sequence TTGTGGAATAAAGCCTTGTACATGCTGACCGTGATGCTGCTGACCCTGAGCGTTCCCTGCGCGCGAGGCCAAAGCGCCCCCGACATTCTGGTCATTCACTCCTACAATCCGGGACTGAGCTGGACCGACGACTTACACCAAGGCATCGTCGAAACCCTGACCAGCTCCGGGAAGCCCTGGACGCTCAGCACCGAATACCTGGACGCCAAACGCTATCCAAAGGAGCACATGCTCCAGATGCAATCGGAGTTGATCGCCACCCACGTGCGAGGCCACGCCGTGGATGCGGTGATCGTCTCCGACGACGCGGCTTTCGGTTTCGTGCTGCAAAACCGCGAAGAGCTCTTTGCAGGCGTGCCCATAATCTTCTGCGGCGTGAACAACTTCCAGCCGGAAATACTCGGCGGCGCGGAGGGCATCACCGGCGTATCGGAAATAATCTCCGTGCGCGAAACCCTTGACGCAGCCCTGGCCCTGCACCCCGACACGCGCAACGTGGTCATCATCGGAGGCTCCCTGTCCAGCACGGACAGATCGAACCGCAGCCAGTTTCTGCATCTCATGCCCTCCTATGCCGGGCGCTTGCGCTTCCACTTCTGGCAGGACATCCCCACTCCCGTCCTGCTGGAAAAGGTCGCGACCCTGAGCCCGAAAACACTTGTCTTCCTGGCCAACGCCATTGCCGGCCTGGATGGCCGCATGCTTGATTTCGGACCCAGCGCGGCCTTGATCAGGGCCAATACGCAAAGCCCCATCTACGGATTCTGGGATTTTTTCCTGGGGCACGGCATCGTCGGCGGCAAACTGGTCAACGGAGCCGAGCACGGTAGAATCGCGGCCCGGATGGCCCTACGAATCCTGGACGGAACCGCGCCTTCGGACCTGCCCGTAGTCCGGGAAGTGGCCAACCGCTTCTTCTTCGACTACCGGGAGCTGAACCGTTTCAACCTGGATGAAAAGGCCTTGCCTGAAGGATCTATCGTCACGCATCGCCCCTTGAGCATCTTCGAGGCCAACAAGCGGCTTTTCCTGATCTTCGGCAGCATCGTCATCGCCTTGCTCGTCATCATCATTTCCCTGACCCTGGTCGCGCACATCCGCAAGCAGACTCTTCTGGAACTGCAATCCGCCAGACGCAAGGCCGATGAGGCCAACGAGGCCAAAAGCCTTTTCCTTGCGCACATGAGCCACGAAATCCGCACGCCCCTGACCGGGATCATGGGCCTGGCCGAACTGGCTCTGGGCAATCCCCGGAGCCCGAGCGTGCAGGAATACCTGGCCCTGATCCGCCAGTCCGGCCAGAACCTGCTGCACATCATCAACGACATCCTCGATTTCTCCAAGGTCGAAGCCGGGAAAATCGATCTGCAAAACACCCCATTCAACCCCGGAAGCATGCTGGAGAGCACCGTCGCCTTCTTCAATAGCGGCCTGCGGGAAAAAGGCGTCACCCTGTCGCTTGTCCTTACCGAGGCACTACCCGAAACAGTGCTCGGCGATGAAAACAGAATCCGCCAAATATTTTTCAACCTGGTGGGCAACGCGGTCAAATTCACCGAAAACGGAAAAATAGAATTACGACTGACAGGGGTGACTCCCAAGGAAAGCAGCGGCGGCATGGTGCTTGATTTTGAAATATCGGACACCGGATGCGGCATCCCCGAAAGCAAGCTGGACAGCATCTTCGAGCGCTTCACCCAGGCGGCGCGATTTCCGACCAGGACATATCAGGGCACAGGGCTGGGCCTGGCCATCGTCAAGCAGCTCATCGAGGCCATGGGCGGCTCCATCGCGGTGCAAAGCACGGAAGGGGCCGGAACCACCTTTTTCTTCAGCATCCCGGTCGAGCAGGCGCTACCCGAAGAATCGGCGCAGGATCCAACGCAGAATGGCGAATCCCTTGTGCAAGGACTGACCGTGCTGGTTGCCGAAGACAACCCGATCAATCGGCTCTTTCTGCAAAAATCCCTGGAAAAACTCGGACACCGGGTCATCTGCGCCACCAACGGCCAGGAAGCCCTTGATCATCTGGAAACGGCCACTGTGGACTGCGTGCTCATGGACATCCAGATGCCGGTCATGGACGGGAGCCTGGCCACTCGCCATATCCGAGACAGATTCGGACATAACCTGCCCGTCATAGCGCTCACGGCCCATGCCCTTCAAGGGGACAGGGAAAAATATCTGCAGGACGGATTCGACGAGTATCTGGCCAAACCCATATCCATCAAGGATCTGACCAAAGTCATCGCACACGTGTGCGGCAAGAAATCACTTTAA
- a CDS encoding ABC transporter substrate-binding protein, which translates to MRRIISSIIMLSLITLISSRPGKAADAPGGKILIVHSYDRNFAWTADIHDALERMLSRRRIELRTVFMDANINRDEESLTAAGQKAAEMMRSFRPDVVIASDDDAQQYFAARFAGDSSAPALVFCGVNQDPARYGYPAFNVTGVVEKLAWSESLKLLRRLCPDVRRVAVLLDSRSSSLAAVGSMRASTPADIEAEWIIVDTYEKWRELIDASGSTHDALAITTCHGLTDAEGRIVPGPEVMHWTREHAGLPSVGFFDYTVADGALCGVIQTGFEHGTLAAGMALRILDGERAGDIPIVSTTQGLTMFNLKVARKLRIDIPEDLLQEAAALVE; encoded by the coding sequence ATGCGCCGCATAATCTCGTCCATCATCATGCTGTCACTCATCACGCTGATCTCTTCCCGCCCCGGCAAGGCCGCTGACGCTCCCGGCGGGAAGATCCTGATCGTGCACAGCTATGACCGCAATTTCGCTTGGACCGCCGACATCCACGACGCCCTGGAGCGGATGCTCTCAAGGCGCCGGATCGAACTGCGCACCGTGTTCATGGACGCCAACATCAACCGCGACGAGGAAAGCCTCACCGCTGCGGGACAAAAAGCGGCCGAGATGATGCGCAGCTTCAGACCGGACGTGGTCATCGCCAGCGACGACGATGCGCAGCAGTATTTCGCGGCGCGGTTCGCAGGCGACAGTTCGGCCCCGGCACTGGTCTTCTGCGGAGTCAACCAGGACCCGGCGCGCTACGGCTATCCCGCGTTCAACGTCACGGGAGTCGTCGAGAAACTCGCCTGGAGTGAAAGCCTGAAGTTGCTGCGCCGCCTGTGTCCGGACGTGCGCAGAGTGGCGGTACTCCTTGACTCAAGATCCTCAAGCCTGGCGGCGGTTGGATCGATGCGCGCCTCGACCCCGGCAGACATCGAAGCCGAATGGATCATTGTCGACACCTATGAAAAATGGCGGGAACTGATTGACGCCAGCGGTTCAACCCACGACGCCCTCGCCATCACGACCTGCCACGGCCTGACCGATGCCGAAGGCCGAATAGTGCCGGGCCCCGAGGTCATGCACTGGACCCGGGAACACGCGGGGCTGCCGTCCGTGGGTTTTTTCGACTACACGGTCGCCGACGGGGCCCTCTGCGGAGTCATCCAGACCGGATTCGAACACGGAACCCTGGCCGCAGGCATGGCCCTGCGCATCCTGGACGGCGAACGCGCCGGGGACATTCCCATTGTCAGCACAACGCAAGGTCTGACCATGTTCAATCTGAAAGTGGCCAGAAAACTACGCATCGACATCCCCGAGGATCTCCTTCAGGAGGCTGCAGCACTTGTGGAATAA
- a CDS encoding PAS domain S-box protein gives MPTHLSSTENRHDQEYPSRENALHDILMNAPIGFSTATPGGKLLSANPALARMLGYDSPEDLIASDPDIAVRLHAATTEEHSKIADGPQNDNAREFRVARKDGTIIWVSGKTGILRDAEGRISHTQSFTTDITDRKRMEAELEAREKNTSMLVGSLPGMAFRRRNDAELDMEYVSDGCLGLTGYSAEELLHSKRLSFTDLILPEYRHDVRKKWTEGIQKLAPVQLEFEIMTADGQPKWVWEVGIPVQGQNGGIGTLEGLIVDITPRKLAEKNSLLREKALELAAVTSLELLLEPDLEQSMPRVLARLGQGTDTDRVYVFKNQPRTESDTVLTSQLYEWARPGIPTQIDNPNLQNLPMNDLTPRWLAEMRAGRSIRGLVRDFPADEKQILEPQGIISILVVPIQLHGTLWGFLGFDSVRAPRPWTPIEEHVLNIVSASLGAAIARRQAQEELASSNRTLMTILDSLPVDVYVADLTSYRILFMNQYIKDSFGRDCTGELCHEAFNHESTPCGHCTNGRLLDEHGRTQGVIAWECFNPVTGKWYRNFDQVIPWTDGRLVRIEIAMDLSDRKRAEEEILRARDLAEAANCAKSEFLANMSHEIRTPLNGVMGMLQLLQLTKLDPIQEDYTDTAIHSCNRLVRLLTDILDLSRIEAGKLSIQSAPLELSEVLRQTGDLFSPTAREKGLALRFRIDQSIPRQLLGDATRLQQVLGNMVGNSLKFTPAGSVTVEASLLPALHDGQCRVLFSVADSGIGIPDDKLGSLFQPFSQVTEGFTRSYQGAGLGLSICKRLVSFMGGNISVISELAVGTTMYFSVTFAMGAEKAESVPARESFFAPALDGLSVLMAEDDHFSGILGVKLLGAFGATVKHVQNGKQALEALANEPFDLVLMDVQMPVMDGVEATRSIRLGLVGDQVKNIPIIAMTSYAMDGDREKFLDAGMNAYVAKPVDIKDLMHAISQMLLREGAKKPIKTKTGP, from the coding sequence ATGCCCACTCACCTGTCATCGACGGAAAATCGCCACGACCAGGAATACCCGAGCCGGGAAAATGCGTTGCATGACATCCTGATGAACGCGCCCATCGGCTTCTCGACGGCCACGCCGGGCGGCAAACTTCTCAGCGCCAATCCGGCACTGGCGAGAATGCTCGGCTATGACTCCCCTGAAGACCTGATCGCCTCCGACCCGGACATCGCGGTCCGGCTTCATGCCGCCACGACGGAAGAGCATTCAAAAATCGCGGATGGGCCGCAGAATGACAATGCCCGGGAATTCCGGGTTGCGCGCAAGGACGGAACCATCATCTGGGTGTCCGGAAAGACCGGAATCCTGCGCGATGCCGAAGGCCGGATCTCGCACACGCAAAGCTTCACCACCGACATCACCGACCGTAAGCGCATGGAAGCGGAGCTTGAGGCCAGGGAAAAGAACACCTCCATGCTCGTCGGCAGCCTCCCCGGCATGGCCTTCCGCCGCCGCAACGACGCGGAACTGGACATGGAGTACGTCTCGGACGGCTGTCTCGGGCTGACCGGCTACAGCGCCGAGGAGCTGCTGCACAGCAAGCGTCTCTCGTTCACCGACCTCATTCTCCCTGAATACCGCCACGATGTCCGGAAAAAATGGACGGAAGGCATCCAAAAGCTCGCTCCGGTCCAGCTCGAATTCGAGATCATGACCGCCGACGGGCAGCCCAAATGGGTCTGGGAAGTGGGCATTCCCGTGCAGGGTCAAAACGGCGGGATCGGGACCCTCGAAGGACTGATCGTCGACATCACGCCGCGCAAGCTCGCGGAAAAAAACTCGCTCTTGCGCGAAAAGGCCCTGGAGCTTGCGGCCGTGACCTCTCTTGAGCTTCTCCTTGAGCCCGATCTGGAACAATCCATGCCCAGGGTCCTGGCGCGTCTGGGTCAGGGCACGGACACGGACCGTGTGTACGTATTCAAGAACCAGCCCCGGACCGAATCAGACACAGTGCTGACCAGTCAGCTCTACGAATGGGCACGGCCCGGAATCCCGACCCAGATCGACAATCCGAACCTCCAGAATCTGCCCATGAACGACCTGACGCCACGCTGGCTGGCGGAGATGCGCGCCGGTCGCTCCATCAGGGGGCTGGTCCGCGACTTTCCGGCCGACGAGAAGCAAATTCTCGAACCGCAGGGCATCATCAGCATCCTGGTGGTCCCCATCCAGCTGCACGGAACGTTGTGGGGATTTCTCGGCTTCGATTCGGTTCGCGCACCGCGCCCCTGGACGCCCATCGAGGAACATGTCCTGAACATCGTCTCGGCCAGTCTGGGCGCGGCCATCGCCCGCAGACAGGCTCAGGAGGAACTGGCGAGCAGCAACCGGACGCTCATGACCATCCTCGACAGCCTGCCCGTGGACGTCTACGTGGCCGACCTGACCAGCTACCGCATCCTGTTCATGAACCAGTACATAAAGGACAGCTTCGGGCGCGACTGCACAGGCGAGCTCTGCCACGAAGCGTTCAACCACGAATCCACGCCCTGCGGCCACTGCACGAACGGCAGGCTGCTGGACGAACACGGCCGCACCCAAGGAGTCATCGCCTGGGAATGCTTCAACCCCGTGACCGGCAAATGGTACAGGAACTTCGACCAGGTCATCCCCTGGACCGACGGACGCCTCGTGCGCATCGAAATCGCCATGGACTTGAGCGACCGCAAGCGGGCCGAAGAGGAAATCCTGCGGGCCCGGGATCTGGCCGAGGCCGCCAACTGCGCCAAGTCCGAATTTCTGGCCAACATGAGCCACGAGATCCGCACGCCCTTAAACGGCGTCATGGGCATGCTCCAGCTCCTGCAACTCACCAAGCTCGACCCCATCCAGGAAGACTACACGGACACCGCGATTCATTCCTGCAACCGGCTGGTGCGGCTCCTGACCGACATCCTTGATCTCTCACGCATCGAGGCAGGCAAGCTCAGCATCCAGAGTGCTCCCCTGGAACTGTCCGAAGTGCTGCGCCAGACCGGGGACCTCTTCTCTCCCACGGCCAGGGAAAAAGGGCTGGCCCTTCGCTTCCGGATCGATCAGTCCATCCCCCGCCAACTTCTGGGAGACGCGACACGCCTGCAGCAGGTCCTTGGCAACATGGTCGGCAACTCCCTCAAATTCACCCCGGCCGGCAGCGTAACCGTCGAAGCCTCTCTTCTGCCTGCGCTGCATGACGGACAATGCCGGGTGCTCTTCTCCGTGGCCGACTCCGGCATCGGCATCCCCGACGACAAACTGGGCAGCCTTTTCCAGCCCTTCTCCCAGGTCACGGAAGGGTTCACCCGCAGCTATCAGGGCGCGGGTCTTGGCCTGTCCATCTGCAAGCGCCTCGTGTCCTTCATGGGCGGCAACATCTCTGTTATCAGCGAACTTGCGGTGGGCACGACCATGTATTTCAGCGTCACCTTCGCCATGGGAGCAGAAAAAGCCGAGTCCGTCCCGGCGCGAGAATCCTTTTTTGCCCCCGCCCTGGACGGCTTGAGCGTGCTCATGGCCGAAGACGATCATTTCAGCGGCATCCTCGGCGTCAAGCTCCTTGGCGCTTTCGGAGCCACGGTCAAGCATGTGCAGAACGGGAAGCAGGCTCTTGAGGCCCTCGCGAACGAGCCCTTCGATCTTGTGCTCATGGACGTACAGATGCCGGTCATGGACGGTGTCGAGGCAACGCGGTCCATCCGCCTGGGCCTGGTCGGCGATCAGGTGAAAAACATTCCCATCATCGCCATGACCTCCTATGCCATGGACGGGGACCGGGAAAAATTCCTCGACGCGGGCATGAACGCCTATGTGGCCAAACCTGTGGACATCAAGGACCTGATGCACGCCATTTCCCAGATGCTGCTTCGGGAGGGCGCGAAGAAACCGATCAAGACGAAGACCGGCCCCTGA